AGGCTGCCAAAGCTCAGGGTGGAAATATGGACAGAGTGGCTTTAAGCATCAAGAACGAAGAGCTCAGAGCACAGCAGTCTCTTGAAATGGCTAAAGTTTTAGAGGCTCCACAAATGGAGAAATTCAACAAATTTGTTGATGAAAATTCAAGGAAAAGGCCAAGATATGACAATGCTCTTTTAGAAAGAATTAAAACTGAAGCTCAGCTTTCAGAAGAAGAATTCAAAGTGGTGAATGCCGCTAATGATGCCTTTGAAAAAGCATTCAATGATGCTCATGATGTATACCACGGAAACAATGACCTGGCTAAAGAATACTGGGAAAAGTTTGATGCCCAGAGAAAAGCTGCCATTGAGAAAGCGTTAACGCCGGAACATTACGCGAAATTCCAGGAAATCGTAAAAGATGTTCAGTTCAAAGGAAGAAAGTAATTTCTGAGACTTAAAGCTGGAAGAGGTAAGCCGAAAGTAATATGAAATTAAGGGATCTGATGCCTAAACTTCATCATCTATCTTCATTTCCACCTCTCTCAAATCAAAAACATTCATTTCAAATTTTAATAAAAAACATTAAGACGGCATCCCTGTCTTAATGTTTTTGCTGTTAAACCATTATGAAACCATTATTTAAAAGTCTTTACCGGAAAAAGAGAAAGAATGAATCATTCACAAAATACCTGATGTGGCTCATCCATCTATGGCTAGGACTTTTGTCAAGCATCATTGTTTTTATAATGTGTCTTACCGGATGTTTATATGCCTTCAAAAATCAGATCACCGATCTTTACAATAAAGATAAAGTGTATATAACAGCTGGTACGGAAGCTAGAAGCCCGGATCATATTCAGACCGAATTATCAAAAAACGGTAAAGAACTTACTTCCCTGCTCATCCCTGAAAGTAAAAGCAGAAGTTATGTAGTTTCCTATCGGGAAAATCAGCTTGATAAAAGTGCTTATTACAATCAGTATACCGGTACAATTCTCGGGCAGGCAGATACAGGGGCCAATCATTTTTTTGAAGTGGTACTTGATATTCACCGGAACCTGATGATGGGAAATGCCGGACGCCAGATCGTAGGGGCCTCCGTCTTGATGTTCTGCGTACTGCTGATCTCCGGGCTGATTCTCTGGCTTCCCAAAAAACTGAAATTTTTAAAACAGGGGCTGACGGTAAAATTCAAAGCTAAATTTCAGCGTGTCAATTATGATCTACATAACACTCTTGGATTTTATACCTTTTTAATGCTGTTTTTCATAGCGGTTACCGGATTGTATGTAACCTATCCCTGGGTGAAAAACGGACTCATTGTAAGTCTTGGAGGATCTTCAATAGACAATATTGCAAAAGAAAAAGATAATGGTGATGATCCTTTCGGAGGACTTCTGGAAGATATGCTTCAGAAGCAGGATGAAAAGAAAAATCTCAAAGATGCTTCGTCTGCTTCTATTGATAAAATCCTGAAAATGGCAGATCAGCATCTTCCATACACCGCAGTTACCAGTATTGAACTCCCAAATAAAGACAATCCAAGATATGTAGTGATCAAAACCAATACGCAGAACTTTTTAGGGATGATGCTTCCGGATGAAGTTACTTTTGATAAAACCGGAGTTTTAAAAACAAAAGAATTATTTTCCGACAGACCTTTAAATAAACAGTTCACTGCTCTGGCTAAACCGCTCCATACCGGTGAAATTATGGGACTTCCGAGTATTATTCTATATTTCATCATATCGCTTATCGGATGTTCATTTCCCATTACCGGATTCCTGATCTGGTGGCATAGGTTTAAGAAAACGAAATAACAAGGAAGGAGGAAAGAAAGGAAGATGGAGGCTGGAAGAGGGAAGTTTAAGCAGTGTGTAATATGAAATTTCAGCTTTGATGATGAATAGTTGAGTGAGATAAATATAAATTCAGATCATAAGTTTTCTGATATTTTTATTGAATAGAAGAACTATTGTAATAGACTTAACCGTTTACACTTCCATCCTCCCTCTTCCAGCTTCCATCCCTAAAAACAACTCCCATCTTAAAATCATTCCATTGCCGGTTCATACTAATTTTATACATTTATATATAAAAGAATCTACAGTATGAGCGATAAAAATCATAGTTTTTTTGAAAAATTTTCAGACTGGGCCACCAAATTTACAGGAAGCTCTTATGCTTTTATCGGAGCAGTGTTGGTCGTATTGTCATGGGCCGTTTCAGGCCCCGTTTTTGATTATTCCGAAACTTGGCAGCTTGTCATCAATACCGGAACTACGATCATTACCTTTTTAATGGTTTTCCTGATTCAGAAAGCTCAGAATAAAGACTCAAAAGCGATCCAGATTAAGCTGAATGAGCTCATCGCTGCTCATGGAAAAGCGAGTAACAGAATTGTAGATATTGAAGATCTGACGGAAAAAGAACTAGACCAGCTTCATTGCTTTTATGAAAACCTGGCCCAGCTTGCCAAAAAAGATGCTGATATTCATACCTCACATTCTATAGATGCAGCCCAGATAAATCAAAATATCAAACATGCAGCCTTTAAAATGAAACATGAAGAATGGCTTCAGAAACAGCAACAAAAAAAGGAATCAAATTGATTCCTTTTTTATTTGTCAATGAGAAAAGAGGTTATCGAAGCCCTGCTTCTGTCTTTCAGACTTCAAGAAACTTCCGGCTTCCCCTTTCTCCCCTATCTTTTCATAAAGTAACTGAAATAACTGCAGCTTCCCATCAGGTCTCTGGAAGCCTGTGTGTCGGCATATTGGGCTTTCAGCTGAGCGAAATAGGTTCTGTATTTCTGGTTTTTCAGATTGTCCAGTTCAGTCTGATGAGCCTGTTCTTTTTCAGACCATTTAGGATCGGAATAATCAATATTAGCTTGATTTTTCTCCCCGTACTGGTAATATTTCCCCTGTTCTGCACTCGCCATCTGGAAAAGAATTCTGGCTTTCTGCTCTTTGTCCGTTGAAAGCTTAAGGGCCTTTTGATAATAGCCGATAGCCAGATCAAAATTATCAGGTTCAATATAAGAGGTATCCGTAAAGTTCTTATAATAATATTGATATGGGTTCTTTCTGCTTGTGCTCCAGAAATCATATTTTCCTCCGTTGCTGTTGTCAATATCCATCACAAACAGTTGGCGGTAATATCCCAGAATAGAAGTATTGTAAAGTAAATTTCCGATCAGCTGATCTGCTTTTGCTGCCTTTTCGCCTGTTCCTGCTCCTATCTTTTTCAATTGAATAAGTGCATCTGCCAGTTCCACTTTATTCATGGTACTTTTGATGAAAGGGAAATCCGAATAATTTTCAGCCTTCATACTTTCAGTATCTGGACTACCAAAACTTTCCCACACATTATGTCCGAAAACAAGATCTGAAATATTTTTAAAGCCGTTGTATTCACCCGGAGCATACTGTTTCTGGGTGATCTTCTGACCGTCTTTTTCTGTCCATTCATAGTTTTCTCTTGGGATCCCTGTAAAGCTTTGCGCTTTTTCATAATAGGATTTAGCCTTTTCAAAGTCAGCCAGTTTCATGGCTCTGTCACCATAAATCGTATTGAAGAAAGCATCAATATTTCCTACACTATCCATGTTTTTGGCGATGATCTGCTGTTCAAACTGGGTTTTATTCGACTTTCTGTAAAAGTCTTCAACGCTTTTTACCAGACTTGAGTTTGGGTTGTACTGAAGATCAGAAAGCTTATTGTTCATTAAATATGACTTTCCGTCCTCTCCCTGAAGGAAATACCTGTTGGCAAGAACATCTTTAAGGAATGATGCGGTGGAAGGTGCTTCGCCGTAATAATCATAATCGGTATTGGCGGTATCCTTTTTCACTTCTTTTTCCACAAAATACTCTGCGTAATCTTTCATCAGATGATCTTCGTAAGCGGCATCAATTTTAGGCTGGGCAACAATATCGTTAAGAACTTTCATTCTCTTGATCTGCTCCAGGTATTCAGGATTGGTTGTCTTAATGTCATTCAGGATTTCCGTACTCTCTTTATAATCTTTCTTTAAAAACTTAAGATAGGCATCTGCAATCTGCCAATACTCATCTTTAGACTTTTCTTTGGTTTTTGAAGTGAATTTTTCCAGCTCATCCAAATAGTTTTTGGCGGCGTCATCATATCCGTAACCTGTTGTATAAAAAGGAATTCTGTTGGGGTTGTTCAGTAATTCATCATCGCTTTGGTCTGCTTTTGCATTTCCTGTTTTATCAGATTTGGAACCGCCGAATAAATTTTTAAAGAACCGTACAATTTTCTGCCAGAAAGAAAGTTTCACTTCCTTCACTTCAGGGGCTGTTGTTCCTGTATTAGCCTCTTTTGAATTGGTATTGCCATCGGTTTTTCCTCTGGAAACAGCAGGGCTCGTTGAGGCATCTGAAGAGTAATAATAAGTTGGAAGATAACTTCTTTCCAGCTCATTGATGCTTCTTACAGCCATGACCTTCAGAATCTCAGAGTCAGGGTTGATCTCATACATCTTTTCCATAATAGGAATCGGATTGTTGAAATCTTCATAGCCTAAAAGGAAATAAGCCATATTCTTTTCTTCATTCGTATTCGCTCTTTTCATGATATTACTGAAAGAAGCGGTATCCGAAAGCTTCATCGAAACAAAAGAAGATTCCTTACGGTCTTTCGTGTTCATAAAAACCTGAAAGAAATTCCAGTTGGCATCACTGTTCATTTCAAGGCCTCTTTGGGCTCCGGCCAGCTGATCAAGAGCCATAAAATAGACTGCACCTTTCAGTTTGATCGGTTCTACATAGGTTTTGAAAGCCTGCACTGCTGCATCATAATTTCTTGTATAATGGTTGAAACGGACCAGCTGATAACCGTAACGCTGTTTGATCTCAGGATTTTTTACCGAATTATATAAAGATGTTAAAGCTGCAATGGTTTTAGGGTAGTCGAGAGAAGTAGCGTTCTCTTTATTATCGCTTCCGCCGTAATAGAATGAATTCTCACTTTCAACATAATTGATGCTCATATAAGGTTCCAGATATTTGGCCTCAATCAGGTAGTCAATCCCTTCACGGTACTTCTGGTAAAACCCTGTCCCCAATTTCTGCAGGAGAGGGTTGGCTGGGTTTCCGTTTTTTAAAGCATTCAGATCGTTCATGCTGATCTTATATACCAGGTTTTGCGTTTCAGCATAGTTCAGCTGATTATTGAAGAACTTTTTCCAGGTGTTCAGATTGTCATCAGGAATCAGAGCGGCATTGTATCCGGTATAAAACCGGCTGGAATAATTATGCAGAAACGGAAGATAGGATTTGTCCTTAATAATACTTTGGGTAAAAAGATTAAAGTAATCATAATCCGGATCCGACCATGCGCAGGCTTCCGATTTCGTATAGAAAAGAGACAGTACTGCCAGTGAAAGAATATACTTTTTCATATAAATTCAGGTGTTTTTAGTGTTGTCATGAATAATTTTTTTGTTTTCAGAAAATATCTGTAACAGTTGGAGAGGATTAAAAATTCCTACCCGCTACAAATTTACCATCTAATTGATAATAAATGATAGTAAAATCAGGTATTTTTTTCTCCAGAAAATGGATAGCCTCTTGAAGTTGTTCCTCGGAAATTTCCTCAATCTTTATTTTGAAGCCTTTGTTTAAATAGTTTCTGAAATAAAATCCGTCTTTCATAATCTCAACTTCATTATCTGATATTTTTTTGAAATGGGGATTTTCCAGATCCTTTTGAGACAGGGCGTTAATCAGGCGGTGCTTACCAAGATGGTTGGTAACGATTCCCCAGGAATAAACAGGAAGTGCCACCTCGATTTTTTTTATAGGATAATCTTCAAGCTTTGAAAGATAATTTTTTAGAGTAACCACATCCAGAATGGAGTTCTTATCTGAATTTTCCAACGGTGAAGAGGTAGAGTAGCACATCAGGTAAACTTTATCTACGGGAGGTATTCCGGTGTTCTTTTTGTCCTTTACCTGATGAAGCCGGAGGGTGCAGGTGATTTCCTTTCCGGAGATTCTTTTCAGTTCCTTTAAAAATTTAAAATAATCATCCCGTGTTCCGGCAGTCCAGTCGCAGTCAATCTGGATTTCATTATTGATTTTGAGCTGATACTCGCCGGCTTTCTTTTTAATCATTTGATGTATACTTTCCGCAAGAAATGTAATCTCTTCTGCGGAAATATGCAGCATTGATTGATTGGTAATGAAAACTACAGGAACGATTTTTTTGTCGGTTTGGAAACTGTTGTCTTTTGTAATGACGGCCACCGGCTGAAATTTTCCTCCAACTTTATCAACATCAAAAAAACGGGTATAGAGAAAAGGTGATTGAGCTTTATCTAATGTCTTTTTTTCTTCCTGATCCAGCTTCAGATGGGTTTTCCAGTAATAAAATGTGTAAGGATGAGGCTGCTTTTTACTGCATGAGAATAAGATGAATAATAAAAAGAAGATGAAGATTTTTTTCATATCCTAAAAGTAAGAAAATATAATAAAAAAAGATGCTGTCTCACTATGGAGACAGCATCTTAGTCTATCAACGTTCAAAGAATTAATCCTGAATAAGCATTTTTTTCGTATCAATAGTTTTACCGTCAACAGATAGCTTGTATAAATACATTCCTGATTTTAAATTGTTTACTGCAATGTTCCCTTCACCAGTTTCTCTTATGGGAAGAGATTTTATCAATTGTCCGGATACTGAATAAATTTCTATAGTATTGTTTTTACTGCCATTGGGAATATAATATTTAATGTTGGTTTCTCCTTTTGTAGGATTAGGCACATTCTGATACAGTCTGGCGCTGTTACCCGATGAAATATCTTTTATTCCGGATTGTTTTAGTAGTAGGCTTTTTAATTCATCAACCTGCAGCTTGAGATCATCAATCTGGTTTTGCAGTTCAGTTACGGTTGGGCCATTAGCCTGCTTTGCTAAAGCGGTAGAAGCTACCATAACATTTCCGTCAGCATCTACTACCAAAGCATTACCGGATCCGTTGGGAAGATCCTGTAGCCGAACAGTTCCTACCGTATGAAAATTAGCCGTTGGAGCCGTTGTACGGACGCCGACCTGCTGATCTTTAATCAGCATTGTTGAGTTTTTAGAAAGCCCAAACATAATTGAAAATGGAATCGAGTTGGTTAGTTTCGTGGAAGCATGTGTTCCTGATCCGATAACAAAAGAACGGTTTCCTGTTGCAATAAGATCCACTCCGAATCCCCCGGAATATTCAGAGGTTAGATCCACCCCAACTCCAACGGCAAACTGATTGGAAGCCCGGACCGTATTGTTCCATCCCAGGGCTATTGATTTTGATGCATCATTTAATACGGTATTGCTCTGTCCTGCGACAAGATTTGCACCTCCGGCTGTTTGTAAGCTGTTTCCCCAGCCGCCTACTAGAGAGCTGTTGGCATTGGGGCCAAGCATGTTTTGCGATCCGGTAAT
This region of Chryseobacterium vaccae genomic DNA includes:
- a CDS encoding low affinity iron permease family protein, yielding MSDKNHSFFEKFSDWATKFTGSSYAFIGAVLVVLSWAVSGPVFDYSETWQLVINTGTTIITFLMVFLIQKAQNKDSKAIQIKLNELIAAHGKASNRIVDIEDLTEKELDQLHCFYENLAQLAKKDADIHTSHSIDAAQINQNIKHAAFKMKHEEWLQKQQQKKESN
- a CDS encoding T9SS type A sorting domain-containing protein; protein product: MKRNLLNIKNIIAGAMILSAGVMNAQQWEITGNSGITSTNYAGTTDHSYFYLRTGGALSNPGQAFLTSPGSFVVDAVNYSNGVKAKGSIITGSQNMLGPNANSSLVGGWGNSLQTAGGANLVAGQSNTVLNDASKSIALGWNNTVRASNQFAVGVGVDLTSEYSGGFGVDLIATGNRSFVIGSGTHASTKLTNSIPFSIMFGLSKNSTMLIKDQQVGVRTTAPTANFHTVGTVRLQDLPNGSGNALVVDADGNVMVASTALAKQANGPTVTELQNQIDDLKLQVDELKSLLLKQSGIKDISSGNSARLYQNVPNPTKGETNIKYYIPNGSKNNTIEIYSVSGQLIKSLPIRETGEGNIAVNNLKSGMYLYKLSVDGKTIDTKKMLIQD
- a CDS encoding PepSY-associated TM helix domain-containing protein; this encodes MKPLFKSLYRKKRKNESFTKYLMWLIHLWLGLLSSIIVFIMCLTGCLYAFKNQITDLYNKDKVYITAGTEARSPDHIQTELSKNGKELTSLLIPESKSRSYVVSYRENQLDKSAYYNQYTGTILGQADTGANHFFEVVLDIHRNLMMGNAGRQIVGASVLMFCVLLISGLILWLPKKLKFLKQGLTVKFKAKFQRVNYDLHNTLGFYTFLMLFFIAVTGLYVTYPWVKNGLIVSLGGSSIDNIAKEKDNGDDPFGGLLEDMLQKQDEKKNLKDASSASIDKILKMADQHLPYTAVTSIELPNKDNPRYVVIKTNTQNFLGMMLPDEVTFDKTGVLKTKELFSDRPLNKQFTALAKPLHTGEIMGLPSIILYFIISLIGCSFPITGFLIWWHRFKKTK